A section of the Naumovozyma dairenensis CBS 421 chromosome 5, complete genome genome encodes:
- the MUM3 gene encoding Mum3p (similar to Saccharomyces cerevisiae MUM3 (YOR298W); ancestral locus Anc_8.768): MISVKGIIESFHVHFVGTETNRSFWEWVYLGSRIFILLTYILLHSIVLIARRIITSIITCPIYRRVKVFKRNFFKNVPIVGKFKICLLDKWDNFIMEQLLPFFEKILQTIELCFQLYVVELLFKNNENVQIFFTEDSEPLELFDGEEQLSTLLIANHRSVNDYALVNYLIQDESLVRYTNKREVINKLWKENRTIVPILNFISWGKIFNFPKISLLKNIVLKDENAYLKEDEFEDHLMTNNNQVYAIFPEINILTTELGFVQRKLNQEYIFVTKFYNVLYPRFRNFITVVNCFGFVQNIKKMRHNYIFNETKQYLNEKFDKILLPTKKDDRKKNEAQVSMILSDSGLFEKRPEDSSSRENKPVNRTSLSNFKLNPYFYDLTIVYYRPIITSKGHNHTTGNMKIHKGYQLQQIVPSFLDLLMAKKPQRDMGKTTTKTKTKNHIKEEETTPTDPVEEIGPIIIMVQISKCKMAPLLPLKDKKLERWLEQRWGHKDKLINIIDSKIEVK; the protein is encoded by the coding sequence ATGATATCTGTTAAAGGGATTATTGAATCTTTTCATGTTCATTTTGTTGGTACAGAAACAAATCGGAGTTTCTGGGAGTGGGTTTATCTCGGGTCAAGGATATTCATTCTATTGACGTATATTTTACTTCATTCCATTGTTTTAATAGCTAGAAGAATAATCACATCCATTATCACATGTCCTATTTATAGAAGAGTCAAAGTGTTCAAgagaaattttttcaagaatGTGCCGATTGTAggtaaatttaaaatatgttTATTGGATAAATGggataatttcattatgGAGCAACTTTTGCccttctttgaaaaaatattacaaaCAATAGAACTTTGTTTCCAATTATATGTTGTTGAATTACTTTTtaaaaacaatgaaaatgtccaaatttttttcactgAAGATAGTGAACCATTGGAATTATTTGATGGAGAGGAACAATTATCTACTCTATTGATTGCTAATCATCGATCTGTAAATGATTACGCCCTGGTAAATTATCTTATTCAAGACGAAAGCTTAGTAAGATATACAAATAAGAGAGAAGTTATTAATAAACTATGGAAAGAAAACAGAACAATTGTTCccattttgaatttcatttcttggggtaaaatatttaatttccCTAAAATTtcacttttgaaaaatattgtacttaaagatgaaaatgctTACCTTAAAGAggatgaatttgaagatcATTTAAtgacaaataataatcaagTATATGCCATTTTTCCTGAGATTAATATCCTGACTACTGAACTTGGATTTGTTCAAAGGAAATTAAATCaggaatatatttttgtcaCTAAATTCTATAATGTTCTGTATCCTCGTTTTAGAAATTTTATTACTGTTGTAAATTGTTTTGGGTTTGTTCAAAACATTAAGAAGATGAGACATAATTATATCTTTAATGAGACAAAACAATATTTGAACGAAAAATTCGATAAAATTTTGTTGCCAACAAAGAAAGATGATCGCAAGAAAAATGAAGCTCAGGTTTCCATGATCCTAAGTGATTCTGGgttatttgaaaagagaCCCGAAGACTCCTCCTCCAGGGAAAACAAACCAGTCAATAGAACTTCTTTgtccaatttcaaattaaatcCTTATTTTTATGACTTGACCATTGTATATTACAGACCAATTATTACTAGTAAAGGTCATAATCATACTACGGGGAACATGAAAATACATAAAGGGTATCAATTACAACAAATTGTTCCCTCTTTCttagatttattaatgGCCAAGAAACCACAGAGAGATATGGGaaagacaacaacaaaaactaaaactaaaaatcatataaaggaagaagaaacgaCGCCAACGGACCCAGTAGAAGAGATTGGTCCcattataataatggttCAAATATCCAAATGTAAAATGGCACCGCTTTTACCattgaaagataaaaaattagaGAGATGGTTAGAACAAAGATGGGGTCATAAAGACAAACTGATAAACATAATAGATTCTAAGATAGAAGTGAAGTGA
- the TIM18 gene encoding Tim18p (similar to Saccharomyces cerevisiae TIM18 (YOR297C); ancestral locus Anc_8.767) — translation MLPHNSNIFFKTSRYVSRFAARQIHTIQPINCIHSIKYRQLSRCYSSQFQDKEMEKYIKTGTPLAATSIEQDTTKPSSLPKTFTLPKPSQVEGSYHEEYEKIAKYSLLPLSLVPFVISMAGGVVPPLLDTALATTFLIYIQYGFTSCIIEYLPKEKFHRWHNAAKYLLYSFSSLSLYGIYQLETENNGLIDLISKLWQNDNDSNLYIFGRN, via the coding sequence ATGCTTCCACATAATTCaaacatatttttcaaaacgtCAAGATATGTCTCTAGATTCGCCGCAAGACAAATACATACCATTCAACCCATCAACTGTATACATTCAATCAAATACAGACAATTATCTCGATGTTATTCATCACAATTCcaagataaagaaatggaaaaatatataaaaacaGGGACACCATTAGCAGCTACTTCAATTGAACAAGATACTACAAAGCCATCATCGCTTCCCAAAACATTCACATTACCTAAACCATCTCAAGTAGAAGGTTCCTATCatgaagaatatgaaaaaattgcCAAATATTCATTACTACCGTTATCATTGGTACCATTCGTTATTTCAATGGCAGGAGGCGTAGTTCCACCATTATTGGATACAGCTTTGGCAACCacatttttaatatatattcaatatgGATTCACAAGTTGtatcattgaatatttacCAAAGGAAAAGTTTCATAGGTGGCATAATGCTGCCAAGTATTTGttatattcattttcatccTTGAGTCTTTATGGGATTTATCAATTAGAAACGGAGAATAATGGGTTGATTGActtgatttcaaaattatggCAGAATGAcaatgattcaaatttatatattttcgGTCGAAATTGA
- the RNH1 gene encoding RNA-DNA hybrid ribonuclease (similar to Saccharomyces cerevisiae RNH1 (YMR234W); ancestral locus Anc_8.766): MGPRAFYGVNQGFQRGVFYSWHDCEQQVKGYKGAIFKKFNSFEEAKNFAHGTSSNNSNNRGLRNENNNSKIKNRMNNARAPDVGIRKQHSLPSHLPRDAAERIVKHTKFYAVKSGNPTVQSMIFRSWPECKSYIYRQKGLSFKSFDSLEDAENFINGVSNPSLDYDLMGVRSLEFQTIYKLNPFNTAFYTSKCNVYCDGSSLGNGKYGARAGYGVFFETQPSLNISDRLRIGAQTNNRGEIQAVSEALKAIWKILSTSPNKLNFQIITDSEYVAKLLNDRYMTYSIDKIHILPNHDLIVPLLAYFTCVKKYYEINADFFANKGNFKIEWVKGHAGHYGNEMADELARRGASMD, encoded by the coding sequence ATGGGACCAAGAGCATTTTACGGTGTTAACCAGGGATTCCAACGTGGCGTATTTTACAGTTGGCACGATTGCGAACAACAGGTAAAAGGTTACAAAGGAGCTATTTTCAAGAAGTTTAATAGTTTCGAAGAGGCCAAAAATTTTGCGCATGGGACTAGCTCAAACAACTCGAACAATCGAGGCCTTCgcaatgaaaataataactctAAGATTAAGAATAGGATGAATAATGCCAGGGCTCCGGATGTAGGCATTAGGAAACAACATAGTCTACCGTCACACCTACCAAGAGATGCTGCTGAAAGGATTGTGAAACATACTAAATTTTACGCAGTAAAAAGTGGGAACCCAACTGTTCAAAGTATGATTTTCAGGAGTTGGCCTGAATGTAAAAGTTATATTTATCGTCAAAAAGGTCTGTCATTCAAAAGTTTTGATTCTCTAGAGGATGCAGAAAACTTTATCAATGGTGTATCGAATCCTTCTTTAGACTATGACTTGATGGGGGTCCGTTCCCTGGAATTTCAGACTATATATAAGCTAAATCCATTCAATACTGCTTTCTATACTTCCAAATGTAACGTCTATTGTGACGGTTCTTCATTAGGGAATGGGAAATATGGTGCTCGTGCTGGTTATGGTGTGTTTTTTGAGACCCAGCCTTCGCTTAACATTTCGGATAGATTAAGAATAGGTGCTCAAACCAATAATAGAGGTGAAATACAAGCTGTCTCTGAGGCATTGAAGGCTATTTGGAAAATCCTGAGTACATCGCCTAATAAACtgaattttcaaatcataaCAGATTCTGAATATGTTGCGAAGTTATTGAATGACAGATATATGACGTACTCAATTGATAAGATACATATTTTACCGAACCATGATTTGATTGTACCATTATTGGCATACTTCACTTGTgtgaagaaatattatgaaaTCAATGCTGATTTCTTTGCCAATAAAGGGAACTTTAAGATTGAGTGGGTAAAAGGCCATGCTGGACATTATGGGAACGAAATGGCCGATGAACTGGCAAGAAGAGGGGCATCTATGGACTGA
- the NDAI0E00680 gene encoding uncharacterized protein (similar to Saccharomyces cerevisiae YOR296W; ancestral locus Anc_8.765), translating to MQRISSSSSSILSNINFRDLSSLRPDVQRNDVYWDVLKILLFEYIHEPRFAKEFVQTGVLRETRTPELNSMRNNRLSFIQTDLNVQNTVIDEQAIVRSITPKLESYLRSVIMRKSGNDIQDILLRGSLSKFYNDLYMDPAMNIRLPSMTLEEIIGYFTKTSANVVSKQNVKNIPQIIESHTKYFIGKLITMLPPNSSPGIVSRLKTYDQTIGKSKSFRIKPPYPPSLKNMAVISPDFVLDNITHATYFQKLFGADPLVLQQDIIKLVPTVKDDVYCHDLKLLLDQIKKDKGPMKSSDFETSQQFKLWYNYEFGELTSLLQTYGGKSVTLDINIPLRIIPNRPRESFVYLLCLILNLESKTDPSSLALSHSASFFMNKCAKYWRIDFETTISTLYYTAANLSRLNNEFFNLELTPNLYNVIFGKFLNAASYDVRYWNRIDKEQWLINYYYTMDQCINSINDAFKRLCSEKRVDYSIPWVFYCNNAKLGNTMDILCEECGDIKRLWSKKLKKTVHEASTQFYFSLLEKVPKGPDIEFQHLQNVAEDIYLKIKSIYTGYKKEHFELLGGIHIPEEVTKVLVQAIVVDVGSMVQQVEKQTKKIKMKKYGPTDALSFYSSVKDLIGLYQDFGITKKLNSIERYFEKYLVELCGTTCSKFLEVITSSLQKEKWEPINAEIRYSYSVVDIFKMLNESLSMFLNFEWGNEYQISKILTMLLKSFSDGLYVYTENVLRLIQVDLNSVESKSTSNEARNTISTQLEEDKASRKFNIWSFNGMKNAINKKEYAPVPDPYEYKIRTCIILNNIEKMKSNLNDLEDRVQPEKITKFINHYEKNHKDLKEIANEQVKKLHHLYTIRIIEAKDIKGFSKSGLSNAMLSLQDMKQRKEISCTKIISKTTNPIWDEEVELMVPYNEKRELLLTVWHHPTSKFKSVGGDEICGKAQLILSKKKFLDDGYPNAVELNLDQQGTLSLQISLETEKMDATFSLGKAYRTLSRTSDRIIELMVSKFSPFIKYSLSRENLMKLHGNSGQEGATESKIGDALLPLFDYLNANLGILSSQLSETLLLAIMSKAWSEILTTADILLLPSLSSSDHKHRLRSARSSIWNSSTLDIVGYGRPLTPLEQATIFMWLSNLGIEFFHNDGQGLPMTEVENAYYQNLKKIPHFYEMSVRDLKAATNDLMTDYVKHLKLIYSNKNYGTSVKRIGTTVERQKTIMANATKLKRQQIREEIQKEQVDPLEQSVEALKIVLRILITKGESDYVHKCVKQQIKEKKQLSLQMKLDAAIQGKIVK from the coding sequence ATGCAGCGTATCagttcatcttcttcttcgatTTTATCGAATATCAACTTCAGAGACTTATCATCACTTCGACCTGACGTCCAACGGAATGATGTGTACTGGGATGTGTTgaaaattcttctttttgaatatatccATGAACCACGATTTGCAAAGGAATTTGTGCAAACAGGTGTTCTTAGAGAAACACGAACGCCAGAGTTGAATAGCATGAGAAATAATAGGCTTTCTTTCATTCAAACTGATCTAAATGTCCAAAATACAGTTATTGACGAGCAAGCCATCGTTCGTTCGATAACTCCAAAATTAGAAAGCTATTTACGATCTGTCATTATGAGAAAATCAGGGAATGATATACAGGACATCCTACTGAGAGGAAGTTTATCTAAATTTTACAATGATTTGTATATGGATCCTGCAATGAATATTAGGCTTCCTTCCATGACATTAGAGGAAATTATAGGATATTTCACCAAGACTTCAGCTAATGTAGTTTCGAAGCAGAATGTGAAGAATATTCCACAAATCATTGAATCCCACactaaatattttattggGAAACTTATAACAATGCTTCCACCAAATTCATCACCCGGTATTGTTTCCAGGCTAAAAACATATGACCAAACCATTGGAAAATCGAAGTCTTTTAGAATAAAGCCACCATATCCACCTTCTCTAAAAAATATGGCAGTAATTAGCCCAGACTTCGTTTTGGATAACATCACACATGCCACTTACttccaaaaattatttggtGCAGATCCTTTAGTTTTACAACAggatataataaaattagtTCCAACTGTTAAAGACGATGTATATTGCCATGATTTGAAACTTCTCTTAGaccaaataaaaaaggATAAAGGTCCCATGAAATCTTCTGATTTCGAAACGAGTCAACAGTTTAAATTATGGTACAACTATGAGTTTGGGGAACTAACATCCTTACTTCAGACATATGGTGGCAAGAGCGTTACCTTGGATATAAACATCCCTTTACGAATAATTCCAAACCGACCACGAGAAAGTTTTGTCTATTTGCTTTGTTTAATACTGAACTTGGAATCTAAAACAGACCCGAGCTCACTTGCATTGTCACATTCAGCATCGTTTTTCATGAATAAATGTGCGAAATATTGGAGGATCGATTTTGAAACCACAATTTCTACTCTATACTATACGGCAGCCAATCTCAGCCGTttgaataatgaatttttcaatttggaGTTAACGCCTAATTTGTATAATGTGatatttggtaaatttttaaatgcTGCAAGTTATGATGTCCGGTATTGGAATAGGATTGATAAGGAGCAATGgttaattaattattattacacGATGGATCAATGTATCAATTCCATAAATGACGCATTCAAAAGATTGTGTTCCGAAAAGAGGGTTGATTACTCGATTCCTTGGGTATTTTACTGCAATAATGCAAAACTAGGCAATACGATGGATATACTTTGTGAAGAGTGTGGTGACATTAAAAGGCTATGgtcaaaaaaattgaagaaaacgGTTCACGAAGCATCTAcacaattttatttttctctatTAGAGAAAGTTCCAAAAGGTCCTGATATCGAATTTCAGCATTTACAGAATGTGGCTGAAGATATATACCTTAAAATTAAGTCCATATATACTGGTTATAAAAAAGAGcattttgaattattggGTGGGATCCATATTCCGGAAGAGGTAACGAAAGTATTAGTACAAGCAATTGTAGTCGATGTAGGATCCATGGTCCAACAGGTTGAAAAACAGACCAAGAAAATtaagatgaagaaatacGGACCCACTGACGCTCTTTCATTCTATAGCTCAGTGAAAGACCTAATCGGGTTATATCAAGATTTTGGGATAACTAAAAAACTGAATAGTATagaaagatattttgaaaaatactTAGTGGAGCTTTGTGGTACAACATGCTCGAAATTTCTGGAGGTAATTACTTCATCCTTGCAAAAGGAAAAGTGGGAACCAATTAATGCTGAAATACGCTACAGTTATTCAGTCGTTGATATCTTCAAGATGCTCAACGAGTCGCTTTCAATGTTCTTGAATTTCGAGTGGGGGAATGAGTATCAAATTTCTAAAATATTGACAATGCTTCTGAAATCATTTTCTGATGGTTTATACGTGTATACTGAAAATGTACTGCGTTTGATTCAAGTAGATCTTAATAGTGTAGAGTCAAAAAGTACAAGTAATGAAGCTAGAAATACTATATCTACtcaattagaagaagacaAGGCTAGtagaaaattcaatatatggTCATTTAACGGGATGAAAAATGCCATTAATAAAAAGGAATATGCGCCAGTTCCAGACCCGtatgaatataaaatacGAACATGTATTATTTTAAACAACatagaaaaaatgaaatcaaatctCAATGATCTTGAAGACAGAGTTCAACctgaaaaaattacaaaattcattaatcaCTACGAGAAAAATCACAAAGACTTAAAGGAAATAGCTAATGAACAAGTAAAAAAGCTGCATCATCTCTATACGATTCGAATTATAGAGGCCAAGGATATCAAAGGATTTAGTAAGTCAGGCCTATCAAACGCAATGTTATCGTTACAAGATatgaaacaaagaaaagaaatcagCTGTACCAAGATAATTTCTAAAACAACTAATCCAATTTGGGATGAAGAAGTCGAATTAATGGTACCGTATAACGAAAAGCGTGAACTCCTTTTGACAGTATGGCATCATCCTACAAGTAAGTTCAAATCAGTCGGAGGCGATGAAATTTGTGGTAAGGCACAGTTAATATTaagtaaaaaaaagtttTTGGATGATGGTTACCCAAATGCTGTAGAACTAAACTTAGACCAACAAGGGACTTTATCTTTGCAGATATCTCTCGAAACAGAAAAAATGGATGCCACATTTTCGTTGGGTAAAGCATACAGAACGTTAAGTAGAACAAGTGACAgaataattgaattaatgGTTAGTAAATTTTCTCCTTTTATAAAGTATTCCTTGTCGAGAGAAAATCTAATGAAATTACATGGGAATAGTGGACAGGAAGGTGCCACGGAATCCAAGATTGGCGACGCGTTATTACCtttatttgattatttgaatgCTAATTTAGGTATATTGTCATCACAACTCTCAGAGACCTTACTACTTGCTATAATGTCTAAAGCTTGGTCAGAAATCTTGACAACCGCTGATATTTTGCTGCTCCCATCTTTATCCAGTTCAGATCACAAGCATAGATTACGATCTGCAAGAAGTTCCATATGGAACTCGTCCACACTCGACATTGTAGGTTACGGAAGGCCATTAACTCCGCTAGAACAGGCTACTATCTTTATGTGGCTAAGTAATCTTGGAATAGAGTTTTTCCATAATGATGGGCAAGGTCTACCCATGACAGAAGTTGAAAATGCTTACTATCAAAATCTTAAAAAAATACCACATTTTTATGAGATGTCTGTCCGCGATCTTAAAGCAGCAACAAATGACTTGATGACTGACTATGTGAAACACTTAAAGCTTATATATTCCAACAAAAATTATGGTACTTCCGTAAAAAGGATAGGGACAACGGTCGAACGCCAAAAGACCATCATGGCAAATGCAACGAAACTAAAGAGACAACAGATACGAGAGGAGATACAAAAAGAGCAAGTAGATCCACTGGAACAGTCTGTAGAGGCCTTAAAGATTGTTCTCAGGATTTTAATTACAAAGGGAGAATCAGACTATGTCCATAAATGTGTCAAACAGCaaataaaggaaaagaagCAACTTTCTTTACAAATGAAACTTGACGCTGCGATTCAAGGAAAGATCGTCAAATGA